Proteins from a single region of Anastrepha ludens isolate Willacy chromosome 5, idAnaLude1.1, whole genome shotgun sequence:
- the LOC128863681 gene encoding probable ribosome production factor 1, whose translation MKKKQQNNVVDSDSDSSFDEEEPQAIGALDESSSSYEQNLPSTSKAKKSTIKSKTATPSAGDDSDGQEENMDDGDESKDITKSKGADDENEDKSDDDVKSQSDDEEIESEVRMPVINPLALIKNKDQRMALYRKMKKEKHKQKMKERRARRKAGLPANPGHTIESLREKDQTTVTNLDDSDNEELRRELETDDFSSYFQRSYEPKVLITYADNPVTKTRKFGLELSRIFPNALVKIRNRSSVKNICKSAIREEYTDVVIINEDRRKPNGLLVIHLPDGPTAHFKVSNVKLTSDIKRNHKEITKHRPEVILTNFTTRLGLTVGRMLGALFHHDPEFKGRRAVTFHNQRDYIFFRHHRYEFTKEGKRVNLRELGPRFTLKLRSLQEGLFDSKTGDYSWIITNKRHAMEASRRRFFL comes from the coding sequence ATGAAAAAGAAGCAGCAAAATAATGTTGTGGATTCCGATAGTGACTCTAGCTTTGACGAAGAAGAGCCACAAGCAATAGGAGCACTCGACGAGAGTAGCTCGAGTTACGAACAGAACCTTCCTTCAACCAGCAAGGCTAAGAAGTCTACGATAAAATCCAAAACTGCAACACCTTCTGCGGGAGATGATAGTGATGGACAGGAGGAAAATATGGATGACGGAGATGAAAGTAAAGACATTACTAAAAGTAAAGGTGCGGATGATGAGAACGAAGATAAAAGTGATGACGATGTCAAAAGTCAAAGTGATGATGAAGAAATTGAATCAGAAGTTCGTATGCCCGTTATAAATCCTTTGGCACTAATTAAAAACAAGGACCAGCGTATGGCACTGTAtcggaaaatgaaaaaagagaaacataaacaaaaaatgaaagaaagacGTGCACGGCGTAAAGCTGGATTACCCGCAAATCCTGGTCACACTATAGAAAGCTTACGAGAAAAAGATCAAACGACGGTGACCAATTTAGATGACTCAGATAACGAGGAATTACGTCGAGAATTAGAAACGGACGATTTTAGTTCATATTTTCAGCGAAGCTATGAGCCGAAAGTATTGATTACTTACGCCGATAATCCTGTTACAAAAACCAGAAAGTTTGGCCTGGAACTAAGCCGCATCTTTCCGAATGCACTGGTTAAAATACGAAATAGATCTTcggttaaaaatatatgtaagagTGCTATACGCGAGGAGTACACTGATGTAGTAATCATCAATGAGGACCGCCGCAAACCGAATGGTCTGCTTGTAATACATCTACCAGATGGGCCGACGGCGCATTTTAAAGTATCTAATGTTAAATTAACATCAGATATCAAACGCAATCATAAAGAGATAACGAAACATAGACCCGAAGTAATATTGACAAACTTTACCACAAGACTAGGTCTAACTGTTGGCCGTATGTTGGGTGCCTTGTTCCACCATGATCCTGAGTTTAAAGGACGACGTGCAGTTACTTTCCACAATCAACGCgattatatatttttcagaCATCATCGCTATGAGTTCACAAAAGAAGGAAAACGTGTAAATTTACGTGAATTAGGACCACGTTTTACATTGAAATTACGTTCCCTCCAGGAGGGTTTATTCGACAGCAAAACGGGGGATTACTCATGGATTATTACAAACAAACGGCATGCAATGGAGGCTTCTCGACGTCGTTTCTTCCTATGA
- the LOC128863682 gene encoding peroxisomal biogenesis factor 19 yields the protein MAENKQNDKKELDDLLDNALQDFDKNNTSVSAGDTSKNVTANGAVGSNASDAGTAADPDAFFIEQANVLAERMQTLFGGPNTPSGELPPLPQDPDQILAGFKKMAEAAAMTLQGENPASDEEVAKYSDSIAQALKGLQEGSENLSAPVSETDVASMFNGLNLENPGESENNMFLPFMEGMMQSLLSAEILLPSIKELVEKYPKYFEEHGDKISAEDRDRYEKQLELYKVLEKQLEAEKQDDSAAVKREKFKVVLDHMRRLQEFGNPPEEILAETAGDLPILDPNLAGGAGAGANPQCPMM from the exons ATGGCAGAAAATAAACAGAACGACAAGAAGGAACTTGATGATTTACTTGACA ACGCTTTGCAAGATTTCGATAAGAACAACACATCTGTCAGTGCAGGTGATACAAGCAAAAATGTGACTGCGAATGGGGCGGTGGGTAGTAATGCCTCGGATGCCGGCACAGCTGCAGATCCAGACGCATTTTTTAT TGAACAAGCGAATGTCTTAGCGGAACGCATGCAAACGCTTTTCGGTGGTCCGAACACACCCAGCGGTGAATTACCACCACTGCCGCAAGATCCCGATCAAATTTTGGCTGGATTCAAAAAAATGGCCGAAGCGGCAGCTATGACCTTGCAGGGTGAGAATCCAGCAAGTGACGAAGAAGTGGCCAAATATTCCGACAGTATAGCTCAAGCACTTAAG ggTCTACAGGAGGGTTCGGAAAATTTAAGTGCGCCGGTTTCTGAGACAGATGTCGCTAGCATGTTTAATGGGctgaatttagaaaat CCTGGAGAAAGTGAAAACAATATGTTCCTACCGTTTATGGAAGGTATGATGCAAAGTTTACTGAGTGCGGAAATATTGTTGCCAAGTATTAAAGAGTTGGTTGAAAAGTACCCGAAATATTTCGAAGAGCATGGTGACAAGATTAGCGCTGAAGATCGAGATAG ATATGAAAAGCAATTGGAACTCTACAAAGTGCTAGAGAAACAGTTGGAGGCAGAAAAACAGGACGATTCAGCAGCCGTTAAGCGAGAAAAATTCAAAGTCGTATTGGACCATATGCGTAGACTGCAGGAATTTGGAAACCCGCCAGAAGAAATCTTGGCCGAAACGGCTGGCGATTTGCCAATATTAGATCCAAATTTAGCAGGCGGCGCTGGTGCTGGAGCGAACCCTCAATGTCCTATGATGTAG